The Corynebacterium auriscanis genome includes the window GTGGGTATTGCCGCCCATGCGGTTGTTCGCCTCGCCGCAGCGGGGGCGTGCCCGATGCACGGTCACCCGCACATCTCACCGTGCCCCGCGGTGACCGTGGTGGCGACGGAAGAAGATGAGGAAGCGTTTGCCGAGGAGCTATCGGCTGCCACGCTCATGGTTCTCGCCCACGGTTCGGATGTCTGCCGGAGCTATCCCGTGGATCACGACCGGGATGCTTCCTGCGCGCTGACTGCGGCGAAGATTCGCAATGCCCTGCGCTAAGAGTCGGCTCTGTGATCAGGCCAGCGTGCCCTCAACAATCACGTTATAACCCAAGTCCTGTGCACCCGAGACCGCGCATGCGATGAGGATGATCCGCCCCGGTCGATGCTGCGCCATCACATCGGGATCCACGATTGCCTCGTTCTTATCGGCCAGCCAACTGTTCGTCACCCGCCACGTGCGGGCATGTCCGCTGTTATCCCGCATGGTGATGCGCGAGCCATTCAGTGTTCCCGTGGCGTACCGTTTTACCGGTTTATTGTCCGTGCCATTGATCATCCGTGGTGGCTTGTTCAGGTTCACGGCCGCTGTGACGGTTTCACTGATGGGGTTGAATACTAGGGGTGCGGAACCCCACGCGTGCCCCAGGACGTAGACGGTTCCTTGCCGAGCGCGTTGCGGGGACACGCCCAAGCCATCGACCCAGCGCACCATTGTGGCTTGGGGACCGGCGGGATTGAGAGGAAGCTGGTACGGCATCACGTCGTACGTCGCACCATGAATAGCAGCAGGCCCGGTCATGCTAAAAGCACCGGCCCCATGGGGAGCATCACCAGCATTATTGGTGGCCTGTGCGGAGCGGGTCCGGTTCTTGTGATCTTTCTTAGCGTTGTCCCGGTCGCTTTCGCTTTTGTCCTGCTTGTGGTGTTTTTCCTTAGTCGTGGACTGGTCTTTTTCGCTTTCCGTGGTGGTCGACCCAGTGCTGGCCTGCATATCGGGCTGCCGGAGGGCGGTGGAAAGAACCACTGCTGCCGTGAACAGTACAACCAGCAGCACTGTGAGCAGCACAGTGAACTTTCGACGTGATGTGGGTAGTGGTGGTGGCATGCCCCTTATCTTAAAATAATCCGAGCAAAGGCCAAGAGTTTTCGAGCAGGTTTAGGGTGCTGGCGTTGTAGTGGGGGAGCGTGAGGCGTCGGTAAAAAATAGCCAACCGACGGCTCCGGCCACGCCCAGCAGCACAACATTGCGGGCCACCAAGATCAGCGCAGCAAGCAGGGAGGGGCCTTCAGTGAGCTGCGTGTAGGTAGCGGGGTAGACCAGCAGGGTAAGGAACGTCGCTACCAAAAGCAGTACCGAAACGCGCCATACCGCCCGCGTGTAATGGGTCGCTAGCAACACCGCGACCAAGGGACCCAGCCAGATGAGGTATTGCGGGGACAACACTTTGTTGCCCACGATGAGAAGCATGATGAGAACGGCGCTGAGCCGCAACACATATGCGCCGGACCAGTCATCTTTAAGAAACCGCCAGCCAGCGAAACCGATGGCTACAAGCAGGACCATGACGGTCAGGGCGTTGGCGATAGCTATGCCAACTTCTACACCGGGGCCGGAGATCTCATAGGACTTGCTGGCGGCGTACTCAATCTGCCAAGTCGATGGGCGCAGCGCGGCGGCCAAGATGAATGGGGTGGCGGCCAAGGATTCGATCTGCAGGCCACGTACGTCCTGGTAGGACAGGGGAGAGGTCAGTCGCGCGGGGCCGGACAGCACGACCGTGACCAGGCCCAATGCCACCAAGGACAGCGCGAACCAGATTAAGCGCACCCACGTGCCGCGGGATTTCCAGTGACCCACGAATGTCGCGGCCAGCACACCTGGCCAGAGTTTCGACATGGTGGCGAGTCCCAGCAGGAATGCCGCCACCCGCGGGCGCGTGGCGCACCACAGGGCGGCCACGGCCACTAACACACCAGGGACGAGGTCTAGGCGGGTAAGAATCACCGGATAGGCAGCGCACGTGAATAACAGCCAGAAGATCGCGGGCCAGTGCTCGCGCCCCTCCGGGCGGGGATGGTGCTGGGATAACTGCAGGATAAGGTAGGTGAACAGTCCAGAGACTAGGGCCATCGTCGCCACGAACGCCACCCGGAAGAATGCCGGGTCGTCCGGAGTGAGGACATCGACGATGCGCAACGGCCACGTGCCGGCGTCGGGGTATTCCTGCAACGCGGCTGGGCCCCCTTTGAAGAAAATGTCCCGGTGTAGATACTGCCAAGGGTGCAGGCCCTTGTAGTAGTACGTGACATCTTCCGAGGTCTTGCCCCGCAGGGCCAGCACGGCAATGATCCCGTGGACCAAGCCCCAGGCTGCCCAAAATTTAGCTTTCATTCTTTGCTCCCAGCCAGTCGCACAGTCGGGTCATCGCCTCGTGCAGGGTATCCGGGGCTTTGCAGAACGTCCAGCGCACCAGCGTTTCCGTGGCGCGCTGACCGGCGTCTGTATGGGTAAAAGCGCTGATGGGGATAGCGGCGACTCCCGCCAGTTCCGGCAGAGCCTTGCACCAGGTTTCCGCGTTGTGATGCCCATTCGTTTTATCAGCACGAATCAGGGGTGCGATATCGCTGACTAGGAAGTATGTGCCCTGTGCGCGGTAGACGTCCATGCCTAGTCCGCGCAGGTTCTGTGCGAGCTCGTCACGGCGTTCGCGCAGCGCGCCACACCAGGAATCCGACCACTCGTCGGCGTTGTTGAGCGCCCACGTAATGGCAGGTTGGAACGGGGTGGCGCCGGTGAACGTGAGGTATTGCTTGATCGCCTCTAATTGTGCGATCAAGTGGGCCGGTCCCATCGCCCAGCCGACTTTCCAGCCGGTGACGTTAAATAGCTTGCCGGCACTGGCCACGCTCACCGTGCGTTCCCGCATCCCAGGCAGAGTTGCCAGAGGAATGTGTGAGGCGGCTTGGTCGGGAGAATCCGAGGCATCTGGATCCGGGAAGACGAGCCGTTCGTAGACCTCATCAGTAAGCACGATGAGGTCGTGCTGGATCGCCAGATCCGCAATGAACTGCAGGTCACTGCTACTTGCCACATACCCGGTGGGGTTGTGCGGGGTGTTCAGAATTAGCATCCGCGTTCGTTCGGTGACGGCGCGGGCAACGGCCTCCCTGTCCAGCTCCCAATCCCGGCTAGATTCCACCTTTCGCAGTGGAACTGCGCGCATCTCCGCCCCGGCCAGGGCAATGGCCGCCGGGTAGGAATCGTATGCCGGTTCGAGGACGATGACTTCATTGCCTGGGGAGGTGAGAGCCAAGATGGTGGAGGCCAGCGCTTCAGTGGCGCCCACCGTGATTGCGATGTCCGTTTCCGGATCTAGCTGATGGCCGTAGCGCTTCGCGCGGTCAGCCGCGATGGCCTCCCGCAAGCTGGCCATGCCCCGGGCAGGGCCGTATTGGTTGCACGTGTTTGCGCCGATGATGCCGTCGGCGGCGATGCGACGCATCTCTTCCGGCCCATCTTCATCGGGCGCCCCTTGCCCTAAATTGATGGCGTTGTGCTGGGCGGCCAGCGCCCCCATTACTGTGAAGATCGAGGTGGCCGGGGCAGCATGGTCCTCCTGCGGGTCTTCCAGCGGATCTTCGAGAAGAGCCTTTTGCCGGTCACGCTGCGCGGCTGCGTAGATATCGTCTGCGGTGAACTCACCATGCCGTGAGCATTCCGCACTCCAACCCATGGGGCTTACTTGGACTTTCATGCGACGACCGCACAATCCGCAGTAACGCGGGGGCTCCAAGCCCGCCAGCGCGCCCCGCGAGGGTGCAGGCAGGGCACCGCGGCGGGGGGAGAGCGTGGCGTCGAGGGATGAAAGAGGCTGGCCGGAGTGCATGTCAAAGGCCAGTGGCTCGCCTAAGAGTACGGCCTGGGCAAGAGAGTTGGGCGCAGATTCCATGAGCTACAGAGTAGCGTTGAGCGCCTTGATGGGAAGCTGCAGCTTGCCCAACATGTCGATGTCCTGTTCTGCGGGGCGGCCCAGGGTGGTGAGGTAGTT containing:
- a CDS encoding aminotransferase class I/II-fold pyridoxal phosphate-dependent enzyme; translated protein: MGALAAQHNAINLGQGAPDEDGPEEMRRIAADGIIGANTCNQYGPARGMASLREAIAADRAKRYGHQLDPETDIAITVGATEALASTILALTSPGNEVIVLEPAYDSYPAAIALAGAEMRAVPLRKVESSRDWELDREAVARAVTERTRMLILNTPHNPTGYVASSSDLQFIADLAIQHDLIVLTDEVYERLVFPDPDASDSPDQAASHIPLATLPGMRERTVSVASAGKLFNVTGWKVGWAMGPAHLIAQLEAIKQYLTFTGATPFQPAITWALNNADEWSDSWCGALRERRDELAQNLRGLGMDVYRAQGTYFLVSDIAPLIRADKTNGHHNAETWCKALPELAGVAAIPISAFTHTDAGQRATETLVRWTFCKAPDTLHEAMTRLCDWLGAKNES
- a CDS encoding glycosyltransferase 87 family protein, which gives rise to MKAKFWAAWGLVHGIIAVLALRGKTSEDVTYYYKGLHPWQYLHRDIFFKGGPAALQEYPDAGTWPLRIVDVLTPDDPAFFRVAFVATMALVSGLFTYLILQLSQHHPRPEGREHWPAIFWLLFTCAAYPVILTRLDLVPGVLVAVAALWCATRPRVAAFLLGLATMSKLWPGVLAATFVGHWKSRGTWVRLIWFALSLVALGLVTVVLSGPARLTSPLSYQDVRGLQIESLAATPFILAAALRPSTWQIEYAASKSYEISGPGVEVGIAIANALTVMVLLVAIGFAGWRFLKDDWSGAYVLRLSAVLIMLLIVGNKVLSPQYLIWLGPLVAVLLATHYTRAVWRVSVLLLVATFLTLLVYPATYTQLTEGPSLLAALILVARNVVLLGVAGAVGWLFFTDASRSPTTTPAP